One region of Malania oleifera isolate guangnan ecotype guangnan chromosome 6, ASM2987363v1, whole genome shotgun sequence genomic DNA includes:
- the LOC131158404 gene encoding calmodulin-like protein 3 encodes MVVTLLLLAVLFIAGLINSFFHFPTSKFYAWLLSLFTKTSFVNSTKATSTNTTSTSVAPQRESMPVGAARKKAELKTVFATFDKNGDGFITKQELRESLGNIGIVATERDVEEMMERLDANGDGLIDADEFCQLFEPATRGSGEGEEESGLREAFEVFDKDGDGLISVEELGKVLGSLGLKEGRRMEDCKEMIKKVDVDGDGMVSFDEFKMMMRAGGRFVSSF; translated from the coding sequence ATGGTAGTCACCTTATTACTATTAGCAGTCTTGTTCATTGCAGGCCTCATCAACTCCTTCTTCCATTTTCCCACCAGCAAGTTCTACGCATGGCTTCTCTCCCTATTCACCAAAACATCTTTTGTGAATTCCACCAAAGCCACCAGTACTaacaccacctctacctctgTGGCTCCCCAGAGGGAGAGCATGCCCGTGGGCGCCGCCCGCAAGAAGGCCGAGCTCAAGACGGTGTTCGCGACCTTCGACAAGAACGGGGACGGGTTCATAACCAAGCAGGAGCTCAGAGAATCTCTCGGGAACATCGGAATCGTCGCAACGGAGAGGGATGTGGAAGAGATGATGGAGAGGTTGGATGCCAATGGCGATGGGCTGATCGACGCGGACGAGTTCTGCCAGTTGTTCGAGCCGGCGACGCGGGGGAGTGGGGAGGGAGAGGAGGAGAGTGGGCTGAGAGAAGCCTTTGAGGTGTTTGATAAAGATGGGGATGGGTTGATTTCGGTGGAGGAGCTGGGGAAGGTGCTTGGATCTCTAGGGTTGAAGGAAGGGAGGAGGATGGAGGATTGCAAAGAGATGATCAAAAAGGTTGATGTGGATGGGGATGGCATGGTTAGCTTTGATGAGTTTAAGATGATGATGAGAGCTGGTGGGAGATTTGTTTCATCCTtttga